A genome region from Nocardia sp. NBC_00565 includes the following:
- a CDS encoding TetR/AcrR family transcriptional regulator, translating into MGTATPSRRELRRAETTAEIKQVGLRLMAEGGPGAITLRAIAREMGMTANAVYSYFPTRDDLVTALINDVYSDLADVVEAARDARPATDASGRILAWSCAFRDWSLGNPAGFRLIYGDPVPNYQPPEGGAAPDAEHRVCAGLTGLAAGAWPHAEKLYADSGFEWSDFEPKLVGEVKAEFPGLPPAAVAIALRIWGHLHGLVSLEILGHLRSQTTDPAKLYRNEIGHLIRSLGLEPPKPVG; encoded by the coding sequence GTGGGCACTGCGACGCCGAGTAGGCGGGAGTTACGACGCGCCGAGACGACCGCGGAGATCAAGCAGGTCGGGCTGCGGTTGATGGCCGAGGGCGGGCCGGGCGCGATCACGCTGCGGGCGATCGCGCGCGAGATGGGGATGACCGCCAATGCGGTCTACAGCTACTTCCCGACGCGCGACGACCTGGTCACCGCGCTGATCAACGATGTGTACTCCGACCTCGCCGATGTGGTCGAAGCCGCCCGCGACGCCCGGCCCGCCACGGATGCGTCCGGCCGAATCCTCGCGTGGTCCTGCGCATTTCGCGACTGGTCGCTGGGGAATCCGGCCGGGTTCCGCCTCATCTATGGCGATCCGGTGCCCAACTATCAGCCGCCCGAAGGCGGTGCGGCACCGGACGCGGAGCATCGCGTCTGTGCGGGGCTGACCGGATTGGCCGCGGGTGCTTGGCCGCACGCCGAAAAGCTCTACGCGGACAGCGGTTTCGAGTGGTCGGACTTCGAACCGAAGCTCGTCGGCGAGGTCAAGGCGGAGTTCCCCGGTCTACCGCCCGCGGCCGTCGCGATAGCGTTGCGCATCTGGGGCCACCTGCACGGCCTCGTCTCCCTCGAGATCCTCGGCCATCTACGTTCCCAGACAACCGACCCGGCCAAGCTGTACCGCAACGAAATCGGCCACCTCATCCGCTCCCTCGGCCTGGAACCCCCGAAGCCGGTGGGCTGA
- a CDS encoding serine hydrolase domain-containing protein, with translation MPAVRAEGTTVPGHMLIDDRFTAVATKFFAMFRRKSHGGGGLAVYLHGEPVLDIWAGWADANRRWHADTMALSYSTGKGVTATVAHRLIERGILDLDAPVATYWPEFAANGKGDITIRDVLNHRAGLQRTRGLVANPDDQLDHDAVAAAMAAAAPDPLRLRASGYHGLTFGTLVAEIAQRATGRDFLDLVRTELREPLGDNDFWFGVPEHQRYRVARLSPRLGVAKIPFDTLIAPFASVQLVDSARGAIYDGWADMTLGTRPYDAMMPGWNGVFTARALAKMYGAIANDGLVGNRRLLRPETTGHIAEMPPNSRYDYVLGAPPHFALGYHRAIVGTRLTRQTFGHFGIGGSGAVANPRLGLSVAFVTNHLGNHAMSLGDARLPFLAALAERAVRSDRATQADGTLDTTRAAS, from the coding sequence ATGCCCGCTGTGCGCGCCGAGGGCACTACCGTGCCCGGTCATATGCTGATCGATGACCGGTTCACCGCCGTCGCGACCAAGTTCTTCGCGATGTTCCGGCGCAAGAGCCACGGCGGTGGCGGGCTGGCGGTGTACCTGCACGGGGAGCCGGTCCTCGATATCTGGGCGGGGTGGGCCGATGCGAACCGTCGCTGGCACGCCGACACCATGGCGCTGTCCTACTCGACCGGCAAGGGCGTCACCGCAACAGTCGCGCACCGGCTCATCGAGCGCGGCATCCTCGACCTGGACGCACCGGTGGCGACCTACTGGCCGGAGTTCGCCGCGAACGGCAAGGGCGACATCACGATTCGCGATGTGCTGAATCATCGTGCCGGATTGCAGCGCACCCGCGGTCTGGTCGCGAATCCGGACGATCAGCTCGACCACGACGCGGTCGCCGCGGCCATGGCCGCCGCCGCACCGGACCCGTTGCGGCTGCGGGCTTCTGGATATCACGGCCTGACCTTCGGGACGCTGGTCGCCGAGATCGCGCAGCGCGCAACCGGCCGCGATTTCCTGGACCTGGTCCGTACCGAGCTGCGAGAGCCGCTCGGGGACAACGATTTCTGGTTCGGCGTGCCCGAACATCAGCGATACCGCGTGGCCCGGCTCTCGCCCCGCCTGGGTGTCGCCAAGATCCCGTTCGACACGCTGATCGCACCGTTCGCCTCGGTCCAACTGGTCGACTCCGCCCGCGGCGCGATCTACGACGGCTGGGCCGATATGACCCTCGGCACACGACCCTACGATGCGATGATGCCCGGCTGGAACGGCGTTTTCACCGCTCGCGCGCTGGCCAAGATGTACGGCGCTATCGCCAACGACGGCCTGGTCGGCAACCGCCGCCTGCTGCGCCCCGAGACCACCGGCCACATCGCCGAAATGCCGCCGAACAGCCGCTACGACTACGTCCTCGGCGCCCCACCGCATTTCGCCCTCGGCTACCACCGCGCCATCGTCGGCACCCGCCTCACCCGCCAGACCTTCGGCCACTTCGGCATCGGCGGCTCGGGCGCCGTCGCCAACCCCCGCCTCGGCCTATCCGTCGCCTTCGTCACCAACCACCTGGGCAATCACGCCATGTCCCTCGGCGACGCCCGCCTGCCCTTCCTCGCCGCCCTCGCCGAACGCGCCGTCCGATCCGACCGCGCCACTCAGGCCGACGGAACCCTGGATACGACGCGGGCCGCGAGCTGA
- a CDS encoding NAD(P)-dependent oxidoreductase, which translates to MFIGIVGATGNIGQRVLSEAVARGHHVTAFTRDASQITSTQPNVTWQSLDVFDSTAIAAALPGMDVLLSCYQPGNAATDFNDTVARSIADPTVYASAARSLLSALDTHPRTRLIVVGGAGSLEYAPGRVTADDDQLLTDTLSELGLPLEYAAAVRGHRAALDVLRTSNRLWTYLSPAELIAPGERTGRYRVGGDQPVRDTDGHSRISIEDAAVALLDEVELPRFVQRRFTIGY; encoded by the coding sequence ATGTTCATCGGAATCGTCGGCGCGACCGGCAATATCGGCCAGCGGGTACTCAGCGAGGCCGTCGCCCGCGGCCACCACGTCACCGCGTTCACCAGGGACGCCAGTCAGATCACCAGCACCCAGCCGAATGTCACCTGGCAGAGCCTCGACGTCTTCGACAGCACAGCCATCGCCGCGGCCCTGCCCGGCATGGACGTCCTGCTCAGTTGCTACCAACCAGGCAATGCCGCAACGGATTTCAACGACACGGTCGCCCGATCGATCGCCGACCCGACGGTCTACGCGAGCGCCGCACGCTCGCTGCTGAGCGCACTCGACACCCACCCGCGCACCCGCCTCATCGTGGTCGGCGGCGCGGGCAGCCTGGAATACGCGCCGGGCCGGGTCACGGCCGATGACGACCAACTCCTGACCGACACCCTCAGCGAGCTGGGCCTACCCCTCGAATACGCCGCCGCGGTCCGCGGCCACCGCGCCGCCCTCGACGTCCTGCGCACCTCGAACCGACTGTGGACCTATCTCAGCCCGGCCGAGCTGATCGCACCCGGTGAACGCACCGGCCGCTACCGGGTCGGCGGCGACCAGCCGGTCCGCGATACCGACGGCCACAGTCGCATCTCGATCGAGGACGCCGCCGTCGCCCTGCTCGACGAGGTCGAGCTGCCGCGATTCGTCCAGCGCCGCTTCACCATCGGCTACTAG
- a CDS encoding short chain dehydrogenase, with translation MKIIVIGATGTIGSVLADALEANPDHQVVRASRRGTVQVDLAEPESIDALFAAVENVDAVVAVAASGQLAELADSTDDAYFLGLEAKFLGQIHLVRHAIRQLSDGGSITLTNGISTFTEPGLSFAAAVNAGLDGFVPAAALELPRGIRLNAVSPGWISETLAALGRDGSAGTPVAEVVRAYVALIEGSANGRVVVP, from the coding sequence GTGAAAATCATTGTGATCGGCGCAACCGGAACCATCGGATCTGTCCTGGCTGACGCGCTAGAGGCGAATCCGGATCACCAGGTCGTGCGTGCCTCCCGGCGCGGGACGGTGCAGGTCGACCTGGCCGAACCCGAGTCGATCGATGCACTGTTCGCGGCGGTCGAGAACGTCGACGCGGTAGTCGCCGTCGCCGCGAGCGGCCAACTCGCCGAACTCGCCGACTCAACCGACGACGCATACTTCCTCGGCTTGGAGGCCAAGTTCCTCGGCCAGATCCACTTGGTCCGGCATGCCATCCGGCAGCTCAGCGACGGTGGTTCGATCACTCTCACGAATGGCATCTCGACATTCACCGAGCCCGGCCTCTCCTTCGCGGCCGCGGTCAATGCGGGGCTGGACGGGTTCGTTCCGGCGGCGGCGCTCGAGCTGCCGCGTGGGATCCGCCTGAATGCGGTGAGCCCGGGGTGGATTTCGGAGACGTTGGCGGCGTTGGGGCGCGACGGCTCCGCGGGCACGCCGGTCGCCGAGGTGGTCCGGGCCTACGTGGCGCTGATCGAGGGATCGGCCAACGGCCGGGTGGTCGTGCCGTGA